Proteins co-encoded in one Lynx canadensis isolate LIC74 chromosome C1, mLynCan4.pri.v2, whole genome shotgun sequence genomic window:
- the L1TD1 gene encoding LINE-1 type transposase domain-containing protein 1, translating into MSLIQSEIDRLARKQENITHRERIQLIETDQEMAQVLDLKCKDMSAVVLMKFKGLMENLDLMVEEIRDSLKNDLKEILGVESKIPEVKNPKNSSTKKECQQIKDLATQNKGLVENIEGANSKIVEDIENLTFKRKEINEPSSRLDKAEEYSTNQGKELSYEESQNYKVMESMEEAISNIDNTWGDSRIHMEVTGENIEIGEGGVVKAKREEKIPQNLNNNKVKILKTSREDEGAVLRLAADFSSATLDISKQWSNVFNILRENDFEPQVLCQVKLAFKCDGEVRTFSDIQSLSNFTSQKPFMKELLKDILPQSEKIKKGGRRYGIREKVGKTLLDSKHGAGGEVGDGLSFLFVKEVKVAEPQEVKNLETQEEESSEWETEEEEEASELEGEGGETSELDEEEEASGLQEEEEEEASVLCEKQDSTFQCHSLVNTKCGVEEKTSNGLEIVLIKEVEDSEPEEEEGSEWEMEVVLSWEEGEDSEVENVKPASPVERKEASYGPKEIAYNYLAPNFEKEKLVKHRMLQKTQNKEETATPRNQGVGTVCPTWCFASPSKSLERSSDEQKRHLCTKSSTPSGISRFSRKTEKERQKTLQTGEQTSKETDLIQETEENFRRSIINNFREIQEEVANIKSYLPEVLEIKNSIDVLNSRIDILEERMDNLEDHIEEFSKDTMQMAKQIINRERSRDIEDRSRSSNIRLIGIPEKDNKENGAEEIMKELIEENFPELKDSSLEIVSAYRIPSKIDEKRLTPRHILVKFGNSNDKEKIIKASRKRREITYRGTRIRLTADLSLDTLDARSKWSNIIKVLQAKGFTPKILYPAKLAFSFEGKTKTFFDTEEFTKFISCIPSLQELLEDLP; encoded by the exons ATGTCCCTTATACAGTCAGAAATTGATAGACTTGcaaggaagcaggaaaatatcACTCATAGGGAAAGAATTCAGTTGATAGAAACTGACCAGGAAATGGCTCAGGTATTagatttaaaatgcaaagacATGTCAGCAGTTGTGCTGATGAAGTTTAAAGGCTTGATGGAAAATCTGGATTTAATGGTTGAAGAGATAAGAGACTCTCTTAAAAATGACCTAAAGGAAATTTTAGGAGTAGAAAGTAAAATACCTGAAGTGAAAAATCCAAAGAACTCCAGTACCAAAAAGGAGTGCCAACAAATAAAAGATTTAGCCACACAAAATAAAGGATTGGTAGAAAACATAGAAGGAGCAAACTCTAAAATAGTTGAGGATATTgaaaatttgacttttaaaagaaaagaaataaatgagccaAGTAGCAGATTAGACAAAGCTGAAGAGTACAGTACTAACCAAGGTAAGGAATTGTCCTATGAGGAGTCACAAAATTACAAAGTCATGGAAAGTATGGAAGAAGCCATAAGCAATATAGATAACACTTGGGGAGATAGTAGGATCCATATGGAAGTAACAGGAGAGAACATAGAGATTGGAGAGGGTGGAGTGGTCAAagcaaaaagagaggaaaaaattcctcagaatttaaacaataataaagtgAAGATTCTAAAAACCTCCAGAGAAGATGAAGGAGCAGTACTTAGGTTGGCAGCAGACTTTTCATCGGCAACACTGGACATCAGTAAGCAATGGAGTAATGTCTTCAACATTCTGAGGGAAAATGATTTTGAACCTCAAGTTCTATGTCAAGTTAAATTAGCATTTAAGTGTGATGGTGAAGTAAGGACCTTTTCAGATATTCAAAGCCTCAGCAATTTTACTAGCCAAAAACCGTTTATGAAAGAATTACTGAAGGATATACTCccacaaagtgaaaaaataaagaaaggaggaagaagatacGGGATTCGAGAAAAAGTG ggaaaAACGCTACTAGATTCAAAGCATGGAGCTGGGGGGGAAGTTGGTGATGGCTTGAGCTTTCTATTTGTTAAAGAGGTTAAGGTTGCTGAGCCACAGGAGGTGAAGAACTTAGAGACCCAGGAGGAAGAATCTtcagagtgggagacagaagaggaggaagaggcctcagagctggaaggggagggaggagagacctCAGAGCTGGATGAGGAAGAAGAGGCTTCAGGGCtgcaggaggaagaagaagaggaggctTCAGTATTATGTGAGAAACAGGATTCAACCTTTCAGTGTCATTCTTTGGTAAATACAAAATGTGGAGTTGAGGAAAAAACCAGTAATGGCTtggaaattgttttaattaaagagGTAGAAGATTCTGagccagaggaggaagaaggttcAGAGTGGGAAATGGAAGTAGTCCTAtcgtgggaggaaggagaggactCTGAAGTAGAAAATGTAAAGCCTGCCTCCCCAGTTGAGAGAAAAGAGGCCTCATATGGACCTAAAGAAATTGCCTATAATTATTTGGCTCCCAACTTTGAGAAGGAAAAACTAGTGAAACACCGGATGTtacaaaaaacccagaataaagaagaaacagcTACACCTAGAAACCAGGGAGTTGGGACAGTTTGTCCAACTTGGTGTTTTGCCTCTCCCTCAAAATCACTGGAGAGAAGTTCTGATGAGCAGAAAAGGCATTTATGTACAAAATCAAGTACTCCATCAGGAATCTCCAGATTTTCAAGGAAAacggagaaagagagacagaaaactcTACAAACAGGTGAGCAAACATCTAAAGAAACAGACTTAAtacaagagacagaagaaaacttTAGAAGAAGTATAATTAACAACTTCAGAGAGATCCAGGAGGAGGTTGCAAATATTAAAAGTTACCTTCCAGAAGTCTTGGAAATAAAAAACTCAATAGATGTTCTCAATAGCAGAATAGACATACTTGAAGAGAGAATGGACAATCTAGAAGATCATATTGAAGAATTCTCTAAGGATACAATGCAAATGGCCAAACAGATAATAAATAGAGAAAGGTCAAGAGACATAGAAGATAGATCCAGAAGCTCCAATATCCGCTtgataggaattccagaaaaagataataaagaaaatggagcaGAGGAAATAATGAAGGAACTCATTGAAGAAAACTTTCCAGAGCTAAAGGATTCAAGTCTTGAGATTGTTAGTGCTTACCGAATACCTAGTAAGATTGATGAGAAGAGACTCACTCCTAGACACATCTTGGTGAAATTTGGGAATTCCAATGATAAAGAAAAGATCATAAAggcttccagaaagagaagagagataacCTATAGAGGAACAAGAATCAGATTGACAGCAGACTTATCATTGGATACTCTAGATGCTAGAAGTAAATGGAGCAATATCATAAAAGTTCTGCAAGCAAAAGGCTTTACACCTAAAATCCTATACCCGGCCAAATTGGCATTCAGTTTTGAAggtaaaacaaagacattttttgaTACTGAAGAATTcacaaagtttatttcttgcatACCCTCGTTGCAGGAATTACTGGAGGATCTACCTTAG